A genomic window from Megalobrama amblycephala isolate DHTTF-2021 linkage group LG2, ASM1881202v1, whole genome shotgun sequence includes:
- the LOC125258871 gene encoding uncharacterized protein LOC125258871 isoform X2 — MAVHLRVVLEEHNIQKLKLPTGIPNTVEDLVSIVTETFQLHGEIGLLYQDKHFDNEFFSVTSTADLYDKATVKVILKEPTITLDLHPVLESSTLSSVSTYPASTTETDICPADHDASSEVSNYASSSSSDTIILPDSCRSAAWPVPFQVPEFSRDLELILAEANNSYDATGRHFMDASVKSAIMQELAKVIFSYTAYPTNQQILSVAEALVSKFPCLREPGSFAGLYGWQQRIKNKMHNYRAKLRSRKYSYPEIEINTLKRKHPGDAVPSKNVKKPKKAEVNYLPPHPTGESQETLEKERLELIFEITKKNNAKIIADKMNKTFSSRRVEVVSLSPSVGVFKERWPALFTEAQIKEEFRRITTVSLEETFMRKLDEYTPGLLRLMRAKGGAAGCKMRPLLDTLNDTQNIDKKRDAVVCCLINYLGERQEDLFHDCQECEDYTDKTMKVIVKHNVMAEEDPSDLSIVIEGNQVMEGCGSRTKACILLMGLIYAINIEYPKELKNTFEAFQKLFLEIDGAKLLKKVHSLKNKLMQ, encoded by the exons ATGGCGGTCCATTTAAGAGTCGTTTTAGAAGAACACAACATTCAAAAGCTGAAACTTCCAACAGGAATTCCAAATACAGTGGAAGATCTTGTTTCCATAGTTACTGAAACTTTTCAATTGCATGGGGAAATTGGACTACTATACCAAGACAAACACTTTGACAATGAGTTTTTCAGTGTCACCTCAACTGCTGACTTGTATGACAAGGCCACTGTTAAAGTGATCCTAAAAGAGCCGACGATAACCCTTGACCTACACCCAGTACTTGAATCATCTACATTGAGTTCAGTGAGCACCTATCCTGCAAGTACTACTGAAACGGACATCTGCCCTGCAGATCATGATGCATCCTCAGAGGTGTCAAACTACGCATCGTCAAGTTCCAGTGACACCATTATTCTCCCTGATTCATGTCGCTCTGCTGCATGGCCAGTGCCATTCCAAGTACCGGAGTTTTCCCGAGACCTAGAACTCATCCTCGCAGAGGCAAACAACTCATATGATGCCACTGGAAGACACTTCATGGATGCCAGTGTTAAATCAGCAATAATGCAAGAGCTTGCAAAAGTAATTTTTTCTTACACTGCTTACCCAACCAATCAGCAAATCCTCTCAGTGGCTGAAGCCTTGGTTTCTAAGTTTCCGTGTCTTAGGGAGCCGGGATCATTTGCAGGCTTATATGGCTGGCAGCAGCGCATAAAAAACAAGATGCACAATTACCGTGCCAAGCTAAGATCTCGAAAATATTCTTACCCGGAAATTGAAATCAACACCTTAAAAAGGAAGCATCCGGGTGATGCAGTGCCTtcgaaaaatgtaaaaaagcccaaaaaagcaGAGGTTAATTACCTCCCTCCGCACCCTACTGGTGAAAGCCAAGAGACTCTGGAGAAAGAGAGGCTTGAATTAATTTTTgaaattacaaagaaaaacaatgcAAAGATAATTGCagataaaatgaataaaacctTCTCTAGCCGAAGAGTTGAAGTGGTCAGCCTCAGCCCCTCTGTGGGTGTGTTTAAAGAAAGGTGGCCAGCATTATTCACTGAGGCTCAG ATCAAGGAGGAGTTTAGACGCATCACAACAGTTTCCTTGGAGGAGACATTCATGAGGAAGCTCGATGAGTACACACCAGGTCTTTTGCGGCTAATGCGTGCCAAAGGAGGAGCAGCTGGTTGCAAGATGCGTCCTCTGCTGGACACTTTAAATGAc ACACAGaacattgataaaaaaagaGATGCTGTTGTCTGCTGCCTCATTAACTACCTCGGTGAAAGACAAGAAGATCTTTTCCATGACTGCCAG GAATGTGAGGACTACACAGACAAAACGATGAAGGTGATTGTTAAGCACAATGTCATGGCTGAGGAGGATCCATCAGATTTGTCTATTGTGATCGAGGGAAACCAAGTGATGGAAGGATGTGGAAGCCGAACAAAGGCATGCATACTGCTGATGGGACTCATTTATGCAATCAACATCGAATATCCAAAGGAGCTGAAGAACACGTTTGAAgcttttcaaaaactttttttggaaATTGACGGGGCAAAACTACTGAAAAAGGTCCACAGCCTCAAAAATAAGCTCATGCAGTAG
- the LOC125258871 gene encoding uncharacterized protein LOC125258871 isoform X1, translating to MNWKCKLCKFTTSKRLDLLKHSRLIHEHLGRVHSIPCLYADCPCTVKTWGALRTHLSRHHSQSTQPGNILFTCIVCNSCSFDNERHFFEHLGGHLKKFETVTCVFEGCDYKTNKYTTFHSHKSRKHNPHLLEDFKTNVLYQHQNNPDEESDFVEDENDCGLVLEEDEDLNKIITKRVGLLLLKMENIFNVSNSCINELVEEFHFLTASASGPVIKEIILSTLRKHGCTFEDSVISELVKDLCQLSPVCAALRVDGPFSSKFRREQFSKEHLSSIEPVEYILDSTEKKSFQYIPILPLLSQLVNNSHIQNTILQNKKTSDASSGYKSFNDGSLLRENSFLCEDELKLPLILYIDDFEICNPLGTSRKKHKVTAVYWVFADIHATLRSTLTSIYLTILCKANDVNQYGYAKVLDPLLRDLKSFEDEGIFVSSLGKVVKGTVLAVVADNLGAHSIGGFVESFSASHFCRFCIGERSQIQEHEVGEGLFPPRTKSNYAMHVKAALSDPAEGHHCGVKRQCPISDRLSKFHAISGYPPDALHDLLEGIVPVEISLCLDVLIRKKYISLQELNHSIRCFPYKWSDKRNCPQPIAPHFNLRKSVGGNAHENWCLLRMMPLMIGDKVPEDEPAWEVLMNLKDVVELVMAPLHTDETIGYMQSKISEHRYRYFEVFPEEKVRPKHHFLEHYPWLTTVYGPLVHFWTMRFEAKHRFFKRIVRQTGCFRNILMTMARKHQSMIAYHTNNCNNQRPALSVSQRTLVAVDVLKDGIKESFARKFPGEEFVNMTNKATILGTDYNIGMVLPFGSTGGLPDFGEIQQIIIVRETPVFVLKLLSGWYCEHLRSFKVEPTGETEILKHSELKETYPLAAYNAADGRMVTLKHFICT from the coding sequence ATGAACTGGAAATGTAAGTTGTGCAAATTCACAACATCAAAAAGATTGGACCTGCTGAAACACAGCAGACTAATACATGAGCATTTAGGTCGAGTCCACTCCATACCCTGCCTCTATGCAGATTGTCCTTGCACAGTCAAGACATGGGGTGCATTAAGGACACATTTGTCAAGGCATCATTCTCAGTCAACCCAGCCAGGAAACATTTTGTTTACATGCATTGTCTGTAATTCATGCTCTTTTGACAATGAGAGGCATTTTTTTGAACATCTTGGTGGCCATCTAAAAAAATTTGAAACTGTGACATGTGTTTTTGAGGGTTGTGATTACAAGACCAACAAATATACAACATTCCACAGCCACAAGAGTAGAAAACACAACCCACATTTGTTGGAAGATTTCAAGACTAATGTTCTTTATCAACACCAAAACAACCCGGATGAAGAAAGTGATTTTGTTGAGGATGAAAACGACTGTGGCTTAGTCCTTGAGGAGGATGAGGACTTGAACAAAATTATTACTAAAAGAGTGGGGTTGCTCCTCCTGAAAATGGAGAACATTTTTAATGTCTCAAATTCATGCATTAATGAACTAGTAGAGGAATTTCATTTCCTTACAGCGTCTGCATCTGGCCCCGTCATTAAAGAGATCATTCTGAGTACTTTGAGAAAACATGGCTGTACATTTGAAGACTCAGTGATATCAGAACTGGTCAAAGACCTTTGCcagctaagccctgtctgtgctGCTTTACGAGTGGATGGGCCTTTCAGCAGTAAGTTCAGGAGAGAGCAATTTAGTAAGGAGCATCTCTCATCGATTGAACCAGTTGAGTACATACTTGATAGTACAGAGAAAAAATCATTTCAGTATATACCAATCCTCCCATTATTATCTCAACTTGTGAACAACAGCCACATTCAAAACAcaatattacaaaacaaaaagacatcTGATGCCTCTTCTGGATACAAATCGTTTAATGATGGATCTTTACTAAgagaaaacagctttttatgtgaGGATGAACTTAAACTCCCACTCATATTATATATAGATGACTTTGAGATATGCAACCCTCTGGGAACATCCCGCAAGAAGCATAAAGTCACAGCAGTGTACTGGGTGTTCGCAGACATACATGCCACATTGAGATCTACACTGACTTCCATTTACTTAACCATTTTGTGCAAGGCAAATGATGTCAACCAGTATGGCTATGCAAAGGTTTTGGACCCACTGCTCAGAGATTTGAAGTCCTTTGAAGATGAAGGTATTTTTGTTTCAAGTCTGGGCAAAGTGGTCAAGGGCACTGTACTTGCTGTAGTCGCTGACAATCTTGGTGCTCACTCAATAGGTGGCTTTGTTGAAAGCTTTTCAGCTTCACATTTCTGTCGCTTTTGCATTGGAGAACGGTCACAGATCCAGGAGCATGAAGTAGGAGAAGGACTGTTTCCTCCACGGACTAAGTCCAACTATGCCATGCATGTCAAAGCAGCACTGTCTGATCCAGCAGAAGGTCACCACTGCGGAGTTAAAAGACAGTGTCCCATCTCAGACAGACTCAGTAAATTTCATGCTATATCAGGTTATCCCCCTGATGCTTTGCATGATTTGCTCGAAGGAATTGTACCTGTGGAAATATCACTCTGTCTTGATGTGTTAATCAGAAAGAAATACATCTCTCTTCAGGAGCTCAACCATTCCATACGTTGCTTTCCTTACAAATGGAGTGACAAAAGAAACTGTCCACAACCCATTGCCCCGCatttcaacttacgaaaaagcGTAGGAGGTAACGCACACGAAAACTGGTGTTTGTTGAGAATGATGCCACTCATGATTGGTGACAAAGTCCCAGAAGATGAGCCTGCTTGGGAGGTTTTGATGAACCTTAAAGATGTTGTGGAGCTTGTCATGGCTCCTCTCCACACAGATGAGACAATAGGATACATGCAAAGTAAGATCTCAGAACACCGTTACAGATATTTTGAAGTGTTCCCAGAGGAGAAAGTTCGACCAAAACACCACTTTCTCGAGCATTATCCATGGCTTACAACTGTTTACGGGCCACTGGTACATTTCTGGACTATGCGGTTTGAAGCCAAACATCGATTCTTTAAAAGGATTGTGAGGCAGACTGGGTGTTTTAGAAACATTCTCATGACAATGGCAAGAAAACACCAATCAATGATTGCGTATCATACCAACAATTGCAACAACCAAAGGCCAGCACTGTCAGTGTCCCAGAGGACTCTTGTGGCAGTTGATGTTCTTAAAGATGGCATTAAGGAGTCCTTCGCAAGGAAGTTCCCTGGGGAAGAGTTTGTGAACATGACAAATAAAGCAACCATTTTAGGCACAGACTATAATATTGGCATGGTGCTGCCGTTTGGCTCAACAGGAGGCCTACCTGACTTTGGAGAAATCCAGCAAATAATCATTGTGCGTGAAACTCCTGTCTTTGTTCTGAAATTGCTTAGTGGTTGGTATTGTGAACACCTGAGGAGTTTCAAAGTAGAGCCAACAGGAGAGACAGAAATCCTTAAACATtctgaattaaaagaaacatACCCCTTGGCTGCATACAATGCAGCAGATGGCCGTATGGTGACCCTTAAACACTTCATTTGCACATAA
- the LOC125258891 gene encoding UDP-glucuronosyltransferase 2A3-like, protein MKSLTNQSHFIIGLFLALSVITLSCSGGKVLVYPVDGSHWVNMKVLIEEMHSRGHNITIIRPKSSWYITEKSPLYTSITIPDETNEFENFFEEYLWKVMQIERGDGSGLSFLQLQVDLFMMLSKAHYISCKMVSAILEDKTLVKRLQNERYDLVLTDPAIAGGVFLAHYLKLPLVLNVRWITSGEGHFVIAPSPMSYVPLPGTGHTDKMSFTQRVKNVLFQGFIFFQDRFVVGPHYDALIEKYLDYKTDIVSLIQAADIWLMRADFVFEFPRPTMPNVVYMGGFQCKPSKPLPADLEAFVQSSGEHGFIIMSLGTLVKSLPADMANDIAAAFASLPQKVIWRHLGDRPSTVGNNTLIVDWIPQNDLLGHSKIKAFVAHGGTNGVQEAIYHGVPILGIPLFFDQFDNLLRVQERGAGKILKLSEFSGHTFGQALRELLGEASYRRNMQRLSSLHRDQLMRPLDSAIFWIEYVIRNKGATHLRSEFYKMPWYSYHSVDVVLVLLAIVAVFVLSIVAVIRYVCYKTCCKRKMKNE, encoded by the coding sequence ATGAAGTCCCTTACAAACCAGTCGCATTTTATTATTGGATTGTTTTTGGCCTTGTCTGTTATCACCCTGAGCTGCAGCGGAGGTAAAGTTTTAGTGTATCCTGTCGATGGAAGCCACTGGGTCAATATGAAAGTCCTGATAGAAGAGATGCACTCCAGGGGCCACAACATCACCATTATCCGTCCCAAATCCAGCTGGTACATCACGGAAAAGTCCCCTCTCTACACTTCCATCACAATCCCAGATGAAACAAATGAATTTGAGAACTTTTTTGAAGAGTATTTATGGAAAGTGATGCAAATAGAGAGAGGCGATGGTTCTGGACTGTCATTCTTGCAGCTTCAGGTCGATTTGTTCATGATGCTGTCAAAAGCACATTATATTTCTTGTAAAATGGTGTCGGCCATTTTAGAAGACAAGACACTTGTGAAAAGACTTCAGAATGAACGTTACGACCTGGTGCTCACCGATCCTGCCATTGCAGGTGGGGTGTTTTTAGCTCATTATCTAAAACTCCCTCTTGTTCTAAATGTACGATGGATCACCAGTGGTGAAGGACATTTTGTTATAGCACCGTCTCCAATGTCTTATGTACCTTTACCAGGCACtggtcatacagataaaatgagtttcactcaaagggttaaaaatgttttatttcaagGCTTTATTTTCTTCCAGGACAGATTTGTGGTGGGTCCACATTATGATGCACTAATAGAGAAGTATTTGGATTACAAAACAGACATTGTTAGCCTCATTCAAGCCGCTGATATCTGGCTCATGAGGGCTGATTTTGTATTCGAGTTTCCGAGACCAACAATGCCAAATGTTGTTTACATGGGTGGATTTCAGTGCAAACCTTCCAAGCCTCTTCCTGCAGATCTGGAAGCATTTGTGCAGAGCTCAGGAGAGCACGGTTTTATTATTATGTCTTTGGGAACACTTGTTAAAAGTCTCCCCGCCGACATGGCGAACGATATCGCGGCCGCTTTTGCTAGTTTACCTCAGAAAGTCATCTGGAGACACCTTGGAGATCGCCCATCCACTGTGGGAAACAACACTCTAATCGTGGACTGGATACCACAGAATGACCTCCTGGGACATTCCAAGATCAAAGCCTTCGTAGCCCACGGAGGAACCAATGGAGTGCAGGAGGCCATATACCATGGGGTACCAATCTTGGGCATCCCTTTGTTCTTTGACCAGTTTGACAACTTATTACGTGTTCAGGAGAGAGGAGCGGGTAAGATACTTAAGTTGTCAGAGTTCAGTGGCCATACTTTTGGACAAGCCCTACGGGAATTGCTTGGTGAAGCCTCCTACAGGAGGAACATGCAGAGACTCTCAAGTCTACACAGGGACCAGTTGATGAGGCCTTTGGACTCAGCTATCTTCTGGATCGAGTATGTGATCAGAAATAAAGGTGCGACTCACCTGCGCTCCGAGTTCTACAAGATGCCATGGTACTCGTACCATTCTGTGGATGTGGTTTTGGTTCTTTTGGCTATCGTTGCTGTGTTTGTGCTTTCTATAGTTGCAGTAATCAGATATGTGTGTTATAAAACATGCTGTAAacgaaaaatgaaaaatgaatga